The Salinibaculum sp. SYNS191 genome has a window encoding:
- a CDS encoding cation:proton antiporter, which produces MTDVASLRPLAAVLVSVVAIPLILGSHGRPNLREAWTMLAALTKVAIVGSMVPGVLSGTVYVTDLGTIVADVGFVLRVDALGLLFGLLASALWVVTSLYSIGYMRGLSEHNQTRYFASFAASLATAIGVAFASNLVTLFIFYELLTVATYPLVAHDETDEARAAGRKYLAYTFIGGVAVLTGTLLVYFLTGTTAFSAGGIADLATADPALARLAFGLLAGGFGVKAALMPVHSWLPDAMVAPTPVSGLLHAVAVVKSGVFGIARVTLDVFGPETVQDLGVGLPLAAVAAFTLLTASVIALRQDNLKRRLAYSTISQLSYIVLGLGVLSGDAIVGGLLHIPAHAFMKLTLFFCAGAIHVETHTDDISDMAGIGKRMPLTMTAFAIAAAGMAGIPLVAGFVSKWYLLIGSVDAGQAVFAIALLVSGMLNIAYFWPIVYQAFFESEDEDDHDSKPLLEGSFGGRFAVADRATASEPAAVRADGGDEAEAGDDHAESADSGHDETDADDHHDAAADHDHHHGGPPEGGWERVGWRGGESTWFMLGPILTAAAGAVALGVVPAAAVFLQIVQLVAENVGVVA; this is translated from the coding sequence ATGACTGACGTCGCTTCACTCCGACCCCTCGCGGCTGTACTGGTCTCTGTCGTCGCAATCCCGCTCATCCTCGGCTCCCACGGCCGCCCGAACCTCCGGGAGGCGTGGACGATGCTGGCGGCACTGACGAAAGTCGCCATCGTCGGCAGCATGGTGCCCGGCGTGCTCTCGGGGACGGTGTACGTCACCGACCTCGGGACCATCGTCGCCGACGTGGGCTTCGTCCTTCGCGTGGACGCGCTGGGACTGCTCTTTGGCCTGCTCGCGAGCGCGCTGTGGGTCGTTACCAGCCTCTACAGCATCGGCTACATGCGCGGCCTGAGCGAGCACAACCAGACGCGCTACTTCGCCTCCTTCGCGGCGAGTCTCGCGACCGCAATCGGCGTCGCCTTCGCCTCTAACCTGGTCACCCTGTTCATCTTCTACGAACTGCTGACCGTCGCGACCTACCCGCTAGTCGCCCACGACGAGACCGACGAGGCCAGGGCGGCCGGCCGGAAGTACCTCGCGTACACCTTCATCGGCGGCGTCGCTGTCCTGACGGGGACGCTGCTCGTCTACTTCCTCACCGGGACGACGGCGTTCTCGGCGGGCGGCATCGCCGACCTGGCGACGGCCGACCCGGCGCTCGCTCGCCTGGCCTTCGGCCTGCTCGCTGGCGGCTTCGGCGTCAAAGCCGCGCTGATGCCGGTCCACTCCTGGCTGCCCGACGCGATGGTCGCGCCGACGCCCGTCTCTGGCCTGCTCCACGCCGTGGCCGTCGTCAAGAGCGGGGTCTTCGGTATCGCACGCGTCACCCTGGACGTGTTCGGCCCGGAGACGGTCCAGGACCTCGGTGTCGGCCTGCCGCTCGCGGCCGTCGCCGCCTTCACGCTCCTGACCGCGAGCGTCATCGCGCTCCGGCAGGACAACCTCAAGCGCCGGCTGGCGTACTCCACCATCAGTCAGCTCTCCTACATCGTCCTCGGACTGGGGGTGCTGTCGGGCGACGCCATCGTCGGCGGCCTGCTGCACATCCCCGCGCACGCGTTCATGAAACTCACTCTCTTTTTCTGTGCCGGTGCCATCCACGTCGAGACGCACACCGACGACATCTCGGACATGGCCGGCATCGGCAAGCGCATGCCGCTGACAATGACCGCTTTCGCTATCGCGGCGGCCGGCATGGCCGGCATCCCGCTCGTCGCGGGGTTCGTCAGCAAGTGGTACCTCCTCATCGGGAGTGTCGACGCCGGACAGGCCGTCTTCGCCATCGCCTTGCTCGTCTCGGGGATGCTCAACATCGCCTACTTCTGGCCCATCGTCTACCAGGCGTTCTTCGAGAGCGAGGACGAGGACGACCACGACTCCAAGCCGCTGCTCGAAGGCTCCTTCGGCGGCCGGTTCGCAGTGGCCGACCGGGCGACAGCCAGCGAACCGGCGGCAGTCCGGGCCGACGGCGGGGACGAGGCGGAGGCAGGTGACGACCACGCCGAATCGGCGGACAGCGGTCACGACGAGACCGATGCTGACGACCACCACGACGCGGCCGCCGACCACGACCACCACCACGGCGGCCCGCCGGAAGGCGGGTGGGAACGAGTCGGCTGGCGCGGCGGCGAGTCGACCTGGTTCATGCTGGGTCCCATCCTGACGGCTGCAGCGGGCGCTGTCGCACTCGGCGTCGTCCCTGCAGCGGCGGTGTTCCTGCAAATCGTGCAACTGGTCGCGGAGAACGTGGGGGTGGTCGCGTGA
- a CDS encoding monovalent cation/H+ antiporter subunit D family protein: MTDAIVLAIVVPIVAAVLTLLLGLRFDNVGWPMAVLATATQVGLTAVIGAAVLENGRVTYELAGFAPPAGIELVADTLSAPVALLVAVVSLAVLAYARTSGPHGNMFYIVYLLLVGGLAGVTLTGDLFNMYVFLEITGLAAYALVATGDTAKSAIAGLKYLVVGTIGASLFLLGVGYAFLATGTLNMADLAQRLGDVAAYDSRLVLASFALIVAGLAVKVALFPVHSWQPDAYQSSPDSVSIFISALVSTVAAYALGRILFSVFTPAFFDAVPMARTVLVHAAAVSILAGSTLAVLQQDVKRMLAYSSVAQFGMVVAAFAMMNELAAVGGVIHLVGHAIMKGGLFAAAGVIAAFTGARRIDDYAGLAGRAPVVAASFAVLAFAMVGVPPAVGFVGKWYIAFGAIESGTWVVAAVILASTLLTLAYFARIVERMYFRPAERTAAGDSAVGAATDGGEPPVSPGMVAVVVGAAVAAVVLGFFGSGIEAFLDPFLTEVFA, translated from the coding sequence ATGACTGACGCTATCGTCCTCGCCATCGTCGTGCCGATCGTCGCGGCAGTGCTCACGCTCCTGCTGGGACTGCGCTTCGATAACGTCGGCTGGCCGATGGCCGTGCTCGCGACCGCCACGCAGGTCGGACTGACCGCGGTCATCGGGGCGGCGGTTCTGGAGAATGGCCGCGTCACCTACGAACTGGCCGGTTTCGCACCGCCGGCGGGCATCGAACTCGTCGCGGACACGCTGTCGGCACCGGTGGCGCTGCTGGTCGCCGTCGTCTCGCTCGCCGTGCTCGCGTACGCGCGAACGTCGGGCCCGCACGGGAACATGTTCTACATCGTCTACCTGCTGCTGGTCGGCGGTCTCGCGGGGGTCACCCTCACGGGCGACCTGTTCAACATGTACGTCTTCCTCGAAATCACCGGGCTGGCGGCGTACGCCCTGGTCGCGACCGGCGACACCGCCAAGAGCGCGATTGCCGGCCTGAAGTACCTCGTCGTCGGGACCATCGGCGCGTCGCTGTTCCTGCTCGGCGTCGGCTACGCGTTCCTCGCGACGGGGACGCTCAACATGGCGGACCTCGCTCAGCGTCTCGGTGACGTCGCCGCCTACGACTCGCGGCTGGTGCTGGCTTCCTTCGCGCTCATCGTCGCCGGCCTGGCGGTGAAGGTGGCGCTGTTCCCGGTCCACTCCTGGCAACCCGACGCCTACCAGTCGTCCCCGGACAGCGTGAGCATCTTCATCTCGGCGCTGGTCTCGACGGTGGCCGCCTACGCGCTGGGACGCATCCTCTTTAGCGTGTTCACCCCGGCGTTCTTCGACGCTGTTCCGATGGCGCGAACCGTCCTCGTCCACGCCGCAGCGGTGAGCATCCTCGCCGGGAGCACGCTGGCAGTCCTCCAGCAGGACGTCAAGCGGATGCTGGCGTACTCGTCGGTCGCCCAGTTCGGGATGGTCGTCGCGGCGTTCGCGATGATGAACGAACTGGCGGCCGTCGGCGGCGTCATCCACCTGGTCGGCCACGCCATCATGAAGGGCGGCCTGTTCGCGGCAGCGGGCGTCATCGCCGCGTTCACCGGCGCCCGCCGCATCGACGACTACGCGGGACTGGCGGGCCGGGCACCCGTCGTCGCAGCGTCGTTTGCCGTCCTGGCGTTCGCGATGGTCGGCGTCCCGCCGGCCGTCGGCTTCGTCGGCAAGTGGTACATCGCCTTCGGGGCAATCGAGAGCGGGACGTGGGTCGTCGCGGCGGTCATCCTCGCGTCGACGCTGCTGACGCTGGCGTACTTCGCCCGCATCGTCGAGCGGATGTACTTCAGACCGGCCGAGCGCACGGCTGCCGGCGACTCCGCCGTCGGGGCGGCGACCGACGGCGGCGAACCGCCCGTCTCGCCCGGAATGGTCGCCGTCGTCGTCGGTGCGGCCGTCGCTGCAGTGGTGCTCGGCTTCTTCGGGTCGGGCATCGAGGCGTTCCTCGACCCGTTCCTGACGGAGGTGTTCGCATAA
- a CDS encoding cation:proton antiporter subunit C → MVDLLLTRYNYIAAFLLIAGGLYMVIGDRNFVKKVIGMNLFQTGIFLFFITAAFVEVDGMTGAPPVITDGVDLYVSPLPHVLILTAIVVGVSLTAVALTLIIRIYREYGTLREDVLREMDTDD, encoded by the coding sequence ATAGTCGACCTGCTGCTGACGCGGTACAACTACATCGCCGCGTTCCTGCTCATCGCCGGCGGCCTCTACATGGTCATCGGCGACCGCAACTTCGTGAAGAAGGTCATCGGGATGAACCTGTTCCAGACGGGTATCTTCCTGTTTTTCATCACCGCCGCCTTCGTCGAGGTGGACGGCATGACCGGCGCACCGCCGGTCATCACGGACGGGGTGGACCTCTACGTCAGCCCGCTCCCGCACGTCCTCATCCTGACGGCTATCGTCGTCGGGGTGAGTCTGACGGCGGTCGCGCTGACGCTCATCATCCGCATCTACCGGGAGTACGGCACGCTTAGAGAGGACGTTCTCAGGGAGATGGATACCGATGACTGA
- a CDS encoding MnhB domain-containing protein produces MSSRRPYVESSVIMTTVRILAPFVFTFGLFVMFHGTSSSGGGFQGGAIVSAMIIMLAFAYGIEPTRKWFVNTAVVGLVAGGVLLFALIGVGPMLLGGTFLEYELYNVPDATKYGIEGVELGIGAIVSGVISGLFFAIAHGFEFRRDQE; encoded by the coding sequence ATGAGCAGCCGACGACCCTACGTCGAGAGCAGCGTCATCATGACGACGGTCCGCATCCTGGCCCCGTTCGTGTTCACGTTCGGGCTTTTCGTGATGTTCCACGGGACATCGTCGTCGGGCGGCGGTTTCCAGGGCGGCGCTATCGTCTCTGCGATGATAATAATGCTGGCGTTCGCGTACGGAATCGAACCCACGCGAAAGTGGTTCGTCAACACCGCCGTCGTCGGGCTCGTCGCCGGCGGCGTGTTGCTCTTTGCCCTCATCGGCGTCGGACCGATGCTGCTCGGCGGAACCTTCCTGGAGTACGAACTCTACAACGTGCCAGACGCGACGAAATATGGTATCGAGGGCGTCGAACTCGGCATCGGCGCCATCGTCTCGGGAGTCATCTCCGGGCTCTTTTTCGCCATCGCCCACGGCTTCGAGTTCAGGAGGGACCAGGAATGA
- a CDS encoding DUF4040 domain-containing protein: MITAIEAVLLAFVLFSAAATVLLRDVLATIVAFAAYSLGLALVWVVLRAPDVALTEAAIGAGVTTILFLLTITRTVRPTEDITALKKVHWPGVLAVGLLGALLLWTVPDIPAIGDAGAVAWEYSEVSQYYLENAYEETHVKNVVTAVLAAYRGFDTFGEAVVVFAAGVAVLAILKEERFT, encoded by the coding sequence ATGATAACGGCTATCGAGGCCGTCCTCCTGGCCTTCGTCCTGTTCAGCGCCGCTGCGACAGTCCTGCTGCGGGACGTCCTGGCGACGATTGTCGCCTTCGCCGCCTACAGCCTTGGACTGGCGCTGGTGTGGGTCGTCCTGCGGGCCCCGGACGTGGCCCTGACAGAGGCAGCCATCGGGGCCGGCGTCACGACGATCCTCTTCCTGCTGACGATAACGCGGACCGTCAGGCCGACGGAGGACATCACCGCGCTGAAGAAGGTCCACTGGCCGGGCGTCCTCGCCGTCGGGTTACTGGGAGCGTTGTTGCTCTGGACGGTTCCCGACATCCCGGCGATCGGCGACGCCGGGGCGGTCGCCTGGGAGTACAGCGAAGTCTCGCAGTACTACCTGGAGAACGCCTACGAGGAGACCCACGTCAAGAACGTCGTGACGGCGGTGCTGGCGGCATACCGCGGGTTCGACACCTTCGGCGAGGCGGTCGTGGTCTTCGCCGCCGGTGTGGCCGTGCTCGCGATTCTGAAGGAGGAGCGATTCACATGA
- the mnhG gene encoding monovalent cation/H(+) antiporter subunit G, whose translation MVVGLFFTAVAAIGLIRMPDVYTRAHATSKADTLGTVLTLAGVAVAFQAGVPRVKLLLLALFMLITSPTATHAITRAAYDQGIEPWTADEEGDG comes from the coding sequence ATGGTGGTGGGCCTCTTCTTCACGGCCGTCGCCGCCATCGGGCTGATTCGCATGCCGGACGTCTACACCCGGGCGCACGCGACGTCGAAGGCCGACACGCTCGGCACGGTGCTGACGCTCGCGGGCGTGGCCGTGGCCTTTCAGGCAGGCGTGCCGCGGGTGAAACTCCTGCTGCTGGCGCTTTTCATGCTCATCACGAGCCCGACGGCCACCCACGCGATTACCCGGGCGGCCTACGACCAGGGGATAGAGCCGTGGACCGCGGACGAGGAGGGTGACGGATGA